In Streptomyces sp. NBC_00878, a single window of DNA contains:
- a CDS encoding M14 family metallopeptidase: MRRRARSILAAGALLLGGVAVAPVAQADPGATTAPGADEVKVFRADVTKEQVPLLLAAGQDSHELGEQVPEKGTATVEVYLTDKQADGLEKKGVDLAEHKLSAKARARVAAAGDGVYRPYSGAGNLQEEILRTGQQNPSLTKVVSIGKTLQGQDILALKLTKGAKQTKDGAKPATLYMSNQHAREWITPEMTRRLMHYYLDNYGKDQRVTKLVNSTELWFVLSANPDGYDWTFEAEGDRQWRKNMRDVNGDGAWTTGDGVDLNRNFSYKWGYDDEGSSPYPTSQTYRGASPGSEPETKALDAFEKRIGFEYGINYHSAAELILYGVGWQVATPSPDDVLYKSLAGTPENPAIPGYRPQVSSELYTTNGEADGHASNVNGTAMFTPEMSTCQTASTIDPNDAWNAVDCASVFTFPDDEKLIQQEFAKNVPFALSVAESAAKPDQPKSSVGIDAPDFTPAPFTTSYSRGADQEITVVARKSVRDKELRYRVNGGRTEDMALKPWKGGETFGGEDNLYFDEYRAFVADGDPGDKVEVWFTGETKSGKPTSSERFTYTVAERPRADTLVVAEEGAAAATQAQAYVDALKANGRKPLVWDVATQGVPDALGVLGHFKTVVHYTGADRPGYATQLQLRAYLNEGGKLIEAGEQAGGNVALPGALTNDFSQYYLGAYSRTTTPGVTAFTGSGKLAGATGPLGDAPGNPLNAAGAYSVTSDTLPAATYPQFASAGAGQYPGTVNPYGPYAGTSMAAVTHSDFAWNRLTRTIDLTGVSAADAPSLNTRLLWDTEAGYDHAVLEAHTAGADDWTTLPEKGGATSTAVPVECEAGYFIQAHPALKRYLTPGSAGCTATGTSGSWNSFTGASEGWQEVTFDLSAYAGKTVEVSLSYITDPGTGGHGVLADNASVVIGGTAGETEGFETSLGAWSVPGPPAGSPAVVQDWGLSGELFKTYGAVTTRDTVLLGFGLEHVTAAADRTALLGKALAALRS; encoded by the coding sequence ATGAGACGAAGAGCGAGATCGATCCTCGCTGCCGGCGCACTCCTGCTCGGCGGAGTGGCCGTCGCGCCCGTGGCGCAGGCGGATCCCGGCGCCACGACCGCCCCGGGCGCGGACGAGGTCAAGGTGTTCCGCGCGGACGTCACGAAGGAGCAGGTACCCCTGCTCCTCGCGGCGGGCCAGGACAGCCATGAGCTGGGCGAACAGGTACCGGAGAAGGGCACGGCCACGGTCGAGGTCTACCTCACCGACAAGCAGGCCGACGGGCTGGAGAAGAAGGGCGTCGACCTCGCCGAGCACAAGCTCTCGGCGAAGGCACGCGCGCGTGTGGCTGCCGCGGGGGACGGCGTCTACCGGCCCTACAGTGGCGCGGGCAACCTCCAGGAGGAGATCCTCAGGACCGGGCAGCAGAACCCGTCCCTGACCAAGGTCGTCTCCATCGGCAAGACCCTTCAGGGGCAGGACATCCTGGCCCTCAAGCTCACCAAGGGCGCCAAGCAGACCAAGGACGGCGCCAAGCCCGCCACGCTGTACATGTCCAACCAGCACGCCCGTGAGTGGATCACGCCGGAGATGACCCGGCGCCTGATGCACTACTACCTGGACAACTACGGCAAGGACCAGCGGGTCACCAAGCTCGTGAACTCCACCGAGCTGTGGTTCGTCCTGTCCGCCAACCCGGACGGCTACGACTGGACGTTCGAGGCCGAGGGCGACCGACAGTGGCGCAAGAACATGCGCGACGTCAACGGCGACGGCGCCTGGACCACCGGTGACGGCGTCGACCTCAACCGCAACTTCTCCTACAAGTGGGGCTACGACGACGAGGGTTCGTCCCCGTACCCGACCAGCCAGACCTACCGCGGCGCGAGCCCCGGCTCCGAGCCCGAGACCAAGGCGCTGGACGCCTTCGAGAAGCGCATCGGCTTCGAGTACGGCATCAACTACCACTCGGCCGCCGAACTGATCCTCTACGGAGTCGGCTGGCAGGTCGCCACCCCCAGCCCGGACGACGTGCTCTACAAGTCCCTCGCCGGCACGCCCGAGAACCCGGCGATCCCCGGCTACCGCCCGCAGGTCTCCTCCGAGCTCTACACGACCAACGGCGAGGCGGACGGCCACGCTTCCAACGTCAACGGCACGGCGATGTTCACCCCTGAGATGTCGACCTGCCAGACCGCGTCGACCATCGACCCGAACGACGCCTGGAACGCGGTGGACTGCGCGTCGGTCTTCACCTTCCCGGACGACGAGAAGCTGATCCAGCAGGAGTTCGCGAAGAACGTCCCGTTCGCGCTCTCCGTCGCCGAGAGCGCCGCCAAGCCCGACCAGCCGAAGTCCTCGGTCGGCATCGACGCCCCCGACTTCACCCCGGCCCCCTTCACCACCTCGTACTCCCGCGGCGCCGACCAGGAGATCACGGTCGTCGCCCGCAAGTCCGTACGCGACAAGGAGCTCAGGTACCGCGTCAACGGCGGCCGTACGGAGGACATGGCGCTCAAGCCGTGGAAGGGCGGCGAGACCTTCGGCGGCGAGGACAACCTCTACTTCGACGAGTACCGCGCCTTCGTGGCGGACGGCGACCCGGGCGACAAGGTCGAGGTCTGGTTCACCGGTGAGACGAAGAGCGGGAAGCCCACCTCCAGTGAGCGCTTCACGTACACCGTGGCCGAGCGGCCGCGTGCCGACACGCTGGTGGTCGCCGAGGAGGGTGCCGCCGCAGCGACGCAGGCACAGGCCTACGTCGACGCCCTGAAGGCCAACGGCCGCAAGCCCCTCGTCTGGGACGTCGCCACCCAGGGCGTGCCCGACGCGCTCGGCGTCCTCGGCCACTTCAAGACCGTCGTCCACTACACGGGCGCCGACCGCCCCGGCTACGCCACCCAGCTGCAACTGCGCGCCTACCTCAACGAGGGCGGCAAACTGATCGAGGCGGGCGAGCAGGCGGGCGGCAATGTCGCACTGCCGGGCGCCCTGACGAACGACTTCAGCCAGTACTACCTGGGCGCCTACTCCCGTACGACGACACCGGGCGTCACGGCCTTCACCGGCTCGGGCAAGCTCGCCGGAGCCACCGGACCGCTCGGCGACGCGCCCGGCAACCCGCTGAACGCGGCGGGCGCCTACAGCGTCACCTCGGACACCCTGCCCGCCGCCACGTACCCGCAGTTCGCGAGCGCTGGAGCGGGACAGTACCCGGGGACCGTCAACCCGTACGGACCGTACGCGGGCACGTCCATGGCGGCCGTCACGCACTCCGACTTCGCCTGGAACCGCCTCACCCGCACCATCGACCTCACCGGGGTGAGCGCGGCCGACGCGCCCTCCCTGAACACGAGGCTCCTGTGGGACACCGAGGCGGGCTACGACCACGCGGTGCTCGAAGCGCACACGGCCGGGGCCGACGACTGGACGACACTCCCGGAGAAGGGCGGCGCCACCAGCACCGCGGTTCCCGTGGAGTGCGAGGCCGGGTACTTCATCCAGGCGCACCCCGCCCTCAAGCGCTATCTGACGCCGGGCTCCGCCGGTTGCACCGCCACCGGCACGAGCGGCTCGTGGAACAGCTTCACCGGGGCCTCCGAGGGCTGGCAGGAAGTCACCTTCGACCTCTCCGCGTACGCCGGAAAGACGGTGGAGGTGTCGCTGAGCTACATCACCGACCCGGGAACGGGCGGCCACGGTGTCCTGGCCGACAACGCCTCCGTCGTCATCGGCGGCACGGCCGGCGAGACCGAGGGCTTCGAGACGTCGCTCGGCGCCTGGAGCGTCCCCGGGCCGCCCGCGGGCAGCCCCGCGGTCGTGCAGGACTGGGGCCTTTCCGGTGAACTCTTCAAGACGTACGGAGCGGTCACCACGCGTGACACCGTGCTGCTCGGCTTCGGCCTGGAGCACGTCACCGCGGCCGCCGACCGAACGGCCCTGCTCGGCAAGGCCCTGGCGGCTCTGCGCAGCTGA
- the tpiA gene encoding triose-phosphate isomerase, with protein sequence MTTRTPLMAGNWKMNLNHLEAIAHVQKLAFALADKDYEACEVAVLPPFTDLRSVQTLVDGDKLKIKYGAQDLSAHDSGAYTGEISGSMLAKLKCTYVAVGHSERRQYHNETDEIVNAKVKTAYKHGLTPILCVGEELEVREAGNHVSHTLAQVEGGLKDLSAEQAESIVIAYEPVWAIGTGKVCGSDDAQEVCAAIRGKLAELYTQELADAVRIQYGGSVKAGNVAEIMAKPDIDGALVGGASLDSEEFVKIVRFRDQ encoded by the coding sequence ATGACCACTCGCACGCCGCTGATGGCGGGCAACTGGAAGATGAACCTCAACCACCTCGAGGCCATCGCCCACGTCCAGAAGCTCGCTTTCGCCCTGGCCGACAAGGACTACGAGGCCTGTGAGGTCGCGGTCCTGCCGCCCTTCACCGACCTGCGCTCGGTGCAGACCCTGGTCGACGGGGACAAGCTCAAGATCAAGTACGGCGCCCAGGACCTCTCGGCGCACGACTCCGGTGCCTACACCGGCGAGATCTCCGGCTCGATGCTCGCCAAGCTCAAGTGCACGTACGTGGCGGTCGGCCACTCCGAGCGCCGCCAGTACCACAACGAGACCGACGAGATCGTCAACGCCAAGGTGAAGACCGCCTACAAGCACGGCCTCACCCCGATCCTGTGCGTCGGCGAGGAACTGGAGGTCCGCGAGGCGGGCAACCACGTCTCGCACACGCTCGCCCAGGTCGAGGGCGGTCTCAAGGACCTCTCGGCCGAGCAGGCCGAGTCGATCGTGATCGCGTACGAGCCCGTCTGGGCCATCGGCACCGGCAAGGTCTGCGGCTCCGACGACGCCCAGGAGGTCTGCGCGGCGATCCGCGGCAAGCTCGCCGAGCTGTACACGCAGGAGCTCGCCGACGCCGTCCGTATCCAGTACGGCGGCTCCGTGAAGGCCGGCAACGTCGCCGAGATCATGGCGAAGCCGGACATCGACGGCGCCCTGGTCGGCGGCGCGTCCCTGGACTCCGAGGAGTTCGTCAAGATCGTCCGCTTCCGCGACCAGTGA
- the pgk gene encoding phosphoglycerate kinase, whose amino-acid sequence MKTIDELLAEGVDGKRVFVRADLNVPLADGLITDDGRIRAVLPTVKALAAAGAKVIVASHLGRPKGAPDPAFSLLAAAERLGELLDAPVAFAQDTVGPAAHDAVNGLQPGQVAVIENLRFNAGETSKDDAERGEFAEQLAALADVYVGDGFGAVHRGHASVFDLPARLPHYAGYLIATEVGVLKKLTEDVKRPYVVALGGAKVSDKLAVIDQLLGKADRLLIGGGMAYTFLKAKGYEIGASLLQEDQIPAVQEYIERAERNGVELVLPVDVLVAPEFPDLKTKAPANPTTVAADAIPADQMGLDIGPESRKLYASKLTDAATVFWNGPMGVFEHPDYAEGTKAVAQALLDSPAFTVVGGGDSAAAVRILGFDETAFGHISTGGGASLEYLEGKTLPGLAALED is encoded by the coding sequence ATGAAGACGATCGACGAACTTCTCGCCGAAGGTGTGGACGGCAAGCGGGTCTTCGTCCGCGCCGACCTGAACGTGCCGCTGGCCGACGGCCTCATCACCGACGACGGCCGCATCCGCGCCGTCCTGCCGACCGTCAAGGCCCTCGCCGCGGCGGGCGCCAAGGTGATCGTCGCCTCGCACCTGGGCCGCCCCAAGGGCGCCCCGGACCCCGCCTTCTCGCTGCTCGCCGCCGCCGAGCGCCTCGGCGAGCTGCTGGACGCGCCCGTGGCCTTCGCCCAGGACACCGTCGGCCCCGCCGCGCACGACGCCGTGAACGGGCTGCAGCCGGGCCAGGTCGCGGTCATCGAGAACCTCCGCTTCAACGCGGGCGAGACGTCCAAGGACGACGCCGAGCGCGGCGAGTTCGCCGAGCAGCTCGCCGCCCTGGCCGATGTCTACGTAGGCGACGGTTTCGGTGCCGTGCACCGGGGGCACGCCTCGGTCTTCGACCTTCCGGCGCGGCTGCCGCACTACGCCGGCTACCTCATCGCCACCGAGGTCGGTGTCCTGAAGAAGCTCACCGAGGACGTCAAGCGCCCCTACGTGGTCGCGCTCGGCGGCGCCAAGGTCTCCGACAAGCTCGCCGTGATCGACCAGCTGCTCGGCAAGGCCGACCGGCTGCTGATCGGCGGTGGCATGGCGTACACCTTCCTCAAGGCCAAGGGCTACGAGATCGGCGCGTCGCTCCTCCAGGAGGACCAGATCCCGGCGGTCCAGGAGTACATCGAGCGCGCCGAGAGGAACGGCGTCGAGCTGGTCCTTCCCGTCGACGTCCTGGTCGCCCCCGAGTTCCCGGACCTGAAGACCAAGGCTCCGGCCAACCCCACCACCGTCGCCGCGGACGCCATCCCGGCCGACCAGATGGGCCTGGACATCGGTCCGGAGTCCCGCAAGCTGTACGCATCGAAGCTCACCGACGCCGCCACGGTCTTCTGGAACGGTCCGATGGGCGTCTTCGAGCACCCCGACTACGCCGAGGGCACCAAGGCGGTCGCCCAGGCTCTCCTCGACTCCCCGGCCTTCACGGTCGTCGGCGGTGGCGACTCCGCCGCGGCCGTCCGCATCCTGGGCTTCGACGAGACGGCATTCGGCCACATCTCGACCGGCGGCGGCGCCTCCCTCGAATACCTAGAGGGCAAGACGCTCCCCGGCCTCGCCGCACTGGAGGACTGA
- the gap gene encoding type I glyceraldehyde-3-phosphate dehydrogenase, with protein MTIRVGINGFGRIGRNYFRALLEQGADIEIVAVNDLGDTATTAHLLKYDTILGRLKAEVSHTADTITVDGKTIKVLSERNPADIPWGELGVDIVIESTGIFTKKADAEKHITGGAKKVLISAPAKDEDITIVMGVNQDKYDPANHHVISNASCTTNCVAPMAKVLDENFGIVKGLMTTVHAYTNDQRILDFPHSDLRRARAAAENIIPTTTGAAKATALVLPQLKGKLDGIAMRVPVPTGSATDLVVTLQREVTKDEVNAAFKKASDDGDLKGYLAYTEDPIVSSDIVSDPASCTFDSSLTMVQEGNTVKILGWYDNEWGYSNRLVDLTVFVGGQL; from the coding sequence GTGACGATCCGCGTAGGCATCAACGGCTTTGGCCGCATCGGTCGTAACTACTTCCGCGCGCTGCTGGAGCAGGGTGCAGACATCGAGATCGTGGCTGTCAACGACCTGGGTGACACCGCGACCACCGCTCACCTGCTGAAGTACGACACCATCCTGGGCCGACTCAAGGCCGAGGTGTCGCACACCGCCGACACGATCACCGTCGACGGCAAGACGATCAAGGTTCTTTCCGAGCGCAACCCCGCCGACATCCCGTGGGGCGAGCTGGGCGTCGACATCGTCATCGAGTCGACCGGCATCTTCACCAAGAAGGCCGACGCCGAGAAGCACATCACCGGTGGCGCCAAGAAGGTCCTCATCTCGGCTCCGGCCAAGGACGAGGACATCACCATCGTGATGGGCGTCAACCAGGACAAGTACGACCCGGCGAACCACCACGTCATCTCGAACGCCTCCTGCACCACCAACTGTGTGGCGCCGATGGCCAAGGTCCTCGACGAGAACTTCGGCATCGTCAAGGGCCTGATGACGACGGTCCACGCGTACACGAACGACCAGCGCATCCTGGACTTCCCGCACTCGGACCTGCGCCGCGCCCGCGCCGCCGCCGAGAACATCATCCCGACCACCACGGGTGCCGCGAAGGCGACCGCCCTCGTCCTCCCGCAGCTCAAGGGCAAGCTCGACGGCATCGCGATGCGCGTCCCGGTCCCGACCGGCTCCGCCACCGACCTGGTCGTGACACTGCAGCGCGAGGTCACCAAGGACGAGGTCAACGCCGCGTTCAAGAAGGCCTCCGACGACGGCGACCTCAAGGGCTACCTGGCCTACACCGAGGACCCGATCGTCTCCTCGGACATCGTCAGCGACCCGGCCTCCTGCACCTTCGACTCCTCCCTGACCATGGTCCAGGAGGGCAACACGGTGAAGATCCTCGGCTGGTACGACAACGAGTGGGGCTACTCCAACCGCCTCGTCGACCTCACGGTCTTCGTCGGCGGCCAGCTCTAA
- the secG gene encoding preprotein translocase subunit SecG gives MGFSIALIVFSLLLMLLVLMHKGKGGGLSDMFGGGMQSSVGGSSVAERNLDRITVVVGLLWFASIVVLGILMKVNN, from the coding sequence ATGGGGTTCTCGATCGCCCTGATCGTCTTCAGCCTGTTGCTGATGCTGCTGGTGCTGATGCACAAGGGGAAGGGCGGCGGCCTGTCCGACATGTTCGGTGGCGGCATGCAGTCCTCCGTCGGCGGCTCCTCGGTCGCCGAGCGCAACCTCGACCGCATCACCGTGGTGGTCGGTTTGCTGTGGTTCGCGTCCATTGTGGTGCTGGGCATTCTGATGAAGGTCAACAACTGA